One Setaria viridis chromosome 7, Setaria_viridis_v4.0, whole genome shotgun sequence genomic region harbors:
- the LOC117865775 gene encoding senescence-specific cysteine protease SAG39, with the protein MAIPKALLHAALCCTCFFVAVLAARELSDDSAMVARHEQWMLQYGHVYKDDAEKAQRFEVFKANVKFIETFNAAGNRKFWLGVNQFADLTNDEFRATKTNKGFNPNAVKVPTGFRYANVSTDALPATMDWRTKGAVTPIKDQGQCGCCWAFSAVAAMEGIVKISTGKLISLSEQELVDCDVHGEDQGCNGGEMDDAFKFIIKNGGLTTESSYPYTAQDGQCKAGSNSAATIKGYEDVPANDEAALMKAVANQPVSVAVDGGDMTFQFYSGGVMTGSCGTDLDHGIAAIGYGKDNDGTKYWLLKNSWGTTWGENGFLRMEKDITDNRGMCGLAMQPSYPTE; encoded by the exons ATGGCCATCCCAAAGGCTTTGCTCCATGCCGCCCTCTGCTGCACCTGCTTCTTCGTTGCTGTCTTGGCAGCTCGTGAGCTGAGTGACGACTCGGCCATGGTGGCGAGGCACGAGCAGTGGATGCTCCAGTACGGGCACGTCTACAAAGACGACGCCGAGAAGGCGCAGCGGTTCGAGGTGTTCAAGGCCAATGTCAAGTTCATCGAGACCTTCAATGCCGCTGGGAACCGCAAGTTCTGGCTTGGCGTCAACCAGTTTGCCGACCTCACCAACGATGAGTTCAGAGCCACCAAGACGAACAAGGGGTTTAATCCAAATGCAGTGAAGGTGCCTACTGGATTCAGGTATGCGAATGTTAGCACTGATGCGCTTCCAGCAACAATGGACTGGAGGACCAAGGGTGCTGTCACTCCCATCAAGGATCAAGGCCAGTGTG GATGCTGTTGGGCGTTCTCGGCTGTGGCTGCCATGGAGGGCATTGTCAAGATAAGCACCGGcaagctcatctcactttcAGAGCAAGAGCTGGTGGACTGTGATGTCCATGGCGAGGACCAGGGCTGCAACGGTGGTGAGATGGACGACGCCTTCAAGTTCATCATCAAGAATGGTGGCCTTACCACTGAGTCCAGCTACCCTTACACTGCACAAGATGGCCAGTGCAAGGCCGGATCCAACAGCGCCGCAACCATCAAAGGCTACGAGGATGTGCCGGCTAACGACGAGGCTGCCCTCATGAAGGCGGTAGCTAACCAGCCTGTGTCAGTGGCGGTAGATGGAGGAGACATGACATTTCAGTTCTACTCTGGAGGTGTCATGACCGGCTCTTGCGGCACTGACCTGGACCATGGCATTGCAGCCATTGGTTATGGAAAGGACAATGATGGAACCAAGTATTGGCTTCTGAAGAATTCTTGGGGCACGACATGGGGTGAGAATGGATTCCTGAGGATGGAGAAGGACATCACCGATAACAGGGGAATGTGTGGCCTTGCCATGCAACCATCCTACCCGACTGAATAG
- the LOC117864583 gene encoding LOW QUALITY PROTEIN: UDP-glucosyltransferase UGT13248 (The sequence of the model RefSeq protein was modified relative to this genomic sequence to represent the inferred CDS: inserted 4 bases in 2 codons; substituted 1 base at 1 genomic stop codon), with protein sequence MGSLSGSTTSPSSSSSSSAASNESRSLWGVHMLLRPVTGAQRHINPMLQLGRRPAHHGLRPTLVSTRCVHSTTDTHPLSPFRVDAISDGFNDCGADGCPNLAQYXRXGSGTQAELLRASDPVADAEGRRLLRGLVYDPRLPWARRVAXASRAAAALLSQPCSVDLIYGELWAGRLSLPVTDGVELYDLLGVYLGHADVTPFPAKPAGLVPYEHSSCQ encoded by the exons ATGGGGAGCCTGAGCGGCAGCACCACCtcaccttcctcctcgtcctcctcctccgccgcctccaacGAGAGCCGCAGCCTCTGGGGCGTGCACATGCTGCTCCGGCCGGTCACGGGCGCGCAGCGCCACATCAATCCGATGCTCCagctcggccgccgccccgcgcaccACGGCCTCCGCCCCACGCTCGTCAGCACCCGGTGCGTCCACTCCACCACCGACACGCACCCGCTCAGCCCCTTCCGCGTCGACGCCATTTCCGACGGCTTCAATGACTGCGGCGCGGACGGGTGCCCCAACCTCGCCCAATACTGACG CGGGTCGGGGACGCAGGCGGAGCTGCTCCGAGCCTCCGATCCTGTGGCCGACGCCgagggccgccgcctcctgcgcgGGCTCGTGTACGACCCGCGCCTCCCGTGGGCGCGTCGGGTGGC GGcgtcgcgcgcggccgcggcgctccTGTCGCAGCCGTGCTCCGTCGACCTCATCTACGGCGAGTTGTGGGCGGGGCGGCTCTCGCTGCCGGTGACGGACGGCGTCGAGCTGTATGACCTACTTGGCGTGTATCTTGGGCACGCCGACGTGACGCCGTTCCCCGCGAAACCGGCCGGGCTGGTGCCCTACGAGCATTCATCATGTCAATAA